The Sporichthyaceae bacterium genome has a window encoding:
- a CDS encoding alpha-ketoglutarate-dependent dioxygenase AlkB: protein MAASSPYVQVPGRGKVWRPEGKPADAPAPAMQGSLLDLAEEPTFGRLGDTVQRRPLTRGAWADIRRSWVSGSDELFTLLRDRAQWQAERRQMYDRVVDVPRLNCYLSAADVWPDPFLRELQTALNAHYRDADPFVTCGLAYYRDGRDSVAWHGDTFGRGSTDDVMVAIVSLGAPRAFMLRPRGGGPALRYDVGHGDLLVMGGSAQRTWEHAVQKTARAVGPRISIQFRPHDVG from the coding sequence ATGGCGGCGTCGAGCCCGTACGTGCAGGTGCCGGGGCGGGGAAAGGTGTGGCGGCCGGAGGGGAAGCCGGCCGACGCCCCCGCCCCAGCCATGCAGGGCTCGCTTCTGGACCTGGCCGAGGAACCGACGTTCGGCCGCCTGGGAGACACGGTTCAGCGCCGACCGTTGACCCGTGGCGCATGGGCGGACATCCGCCGGTCCTGGGTCAGCGGGTCGGATGAGTTGTTCACCCTGTTGAGGGACCGGGCGCAGTGGCAAGCAGAACGGCGGCAGATGTACGACCGCGTGGTCGACGTGCCGCGGCTCAACTGCTACCTCTCCGCGGCCGACGTGTGGCCCGACCCGTTCCTGCGCGAACTGCAGACCGCGCTCAACGCGCACTACCGCGACGCCGACCCGTTCGTCACTTGTGGCCTGGCCTACTACCGCGACGGCCGCGATTCCGTGGCCTGGCACGGCGATACCTTCGGTCGAGGCAGCACCGATGACGTCATGGTCGCCATCGTCTCCCTCGGCGCACCACGCGCGTTCATGCTGCGCCCGCGCGGTGGTGGCCCTGCACTGCGGTACGACGTCGGCCACGGCGACCTGCTGGTCATGGGCGGCTCTGCCCAGCGGACCTGGGAGCACGCCGTCCAGAAGACCGCCCGAGCGGTGGGGCCGCGCATCAGCATCCAGTTCCGGCCCCACGACGTCGGCTAA
- a CDS encoding cytidylate kinase family protein: MSFQVVCLSAVDGSGGEQVGPLVAQRLGYRMVDDEIVALAAREAQLDQAVVADVERRKSAIIRLLDRLGPGTAASATLGAFVTEPLDGTPAEAALRDLIRATIGQVADAGRVGS, translated from the coding sequence ATGTCGTTCCAGGTCGTGTGTCTGTCCGCCGTGGACGGTTCCGGCGGCGAGCAGGTAGGTCCGCTGGTGGCCCAGCGGTTGGGCTACCGGATGGTCGACGACGAGATCGTCGCCCTGGCCGCGCGCGAGGCGCAGTTGGACCAAGCGGTTGTCGCCGACGTCGAGCGGCGCAAGTCGGCGATCATCCGTTTGTTGGACCGGCTCGGCCCCGGCACGGCCGCGTCGGCCACCCTGGGCGCCTTCGTGACCGAACCGCTCGACGGCACCCCCGCCGAGGCCGCGCTGCGCGATCTCATCCGCGCCACCATCGGCCAGGTCGCGGACGCGGGTCGGGTCGGGTCGTGA
- a CDS encoding cytidylate kinase family protein, with protein MIVAHAASFALRGRRDTLRVFLTASPETRTGRLAQDAKQLAKLDANRADYLKRFYEVGVEQPHHYDIVLNTDHLEPAAAAAVVVGLALT; from the coding sequence GTGATCGTGGCCCACGCCGCGTCGTTCGCGCTGCGCGGGCGTCGGGACACGTTACGGGTCTTCCTCACCGCGTCGCCCGAGACCCGCACCGGACGGCTGGCGCAGGACGCCAAGCAGTTGGCGAAGCTCGACGCCAACCGCGCGGACTACCTCAAACGCTTCTACGAGGTCGGCGTAGAGCAGCCGCACCACTACGACATCGTGCTCAACACCGACCACCTGGAGCCCGCCGCCGCGGCGGCGGTCGTCGTCGGGTTGGCGCTCACCTGA
- a CDS encoding glycosyltransferase — protein sequence MATVGLAMIVRNESQVIERCLASVRDLIDHWLVVDTGSTDKTPKLVHEWLDGIPGTLHHRPWVNFGYNRTEVVQAARVCADYTLVIDADDVLETPRGFTWPELDVDVVVLAHRLQNLTNRRATLLSTRLTWQYQGVRDEVLQAPHDVSWIMLPDVSVRVGIDGGRTRGLTRSEVRAADAVALADAVARDPRNPGVAYHLARALRDSHQYQAALDAFRNRAGMGGNLEEIADSLHEVARLLQLSGVDRETVIAAYLTAWNERPTRAEPLIALAAFAREQGLHSVARMAATQAREIPRPDDSLWIDEDAYSWRADDEYASSTFWTGAFAESARTCRHLLAGHILPAEHRDRVAANLAHAEQRLGVAGTESVDEPVKQAPAAAPTSVEEAHEVPRPRDAEEDMLPAAVEAEVEYEFDDSMYDEAELEEELLEDELLEEELLEEELLEEEILQEAELEEELVEDKLLDEVALDDEVVDDAVPQLLDLNQGMLDEDLPVEPVRTRPKRPVAAAPTAAAPAAALPVVKSQRTANTVVIRTSRIPLTPARKAAAEETRANGRRRGA from the coding sequence ATGGCGACGGTCGGTCTGGCCATGATCGTGCGGAACGAGTCGCAGGTGATCGAGCGCTGCCTGGCCTCGGTCCGCGACCTGATCGACCATTGGTTGGTCGTCGACACCGGGTCCACCGACAAGACGCCGAAGCTGGTGCACGAGTGGTTGGACGGGATCCCCGGCACCTTGCACCACCGGCCCTGGGTGAACTTCGGGTACAACCGGACCGAGGTGGTCCAAGCCGCGCGCGTCTGCGCCGACTACACCTTGGTCATCGACGCCGACGACGTCCTCGAGACCCCGCGGGGCTTCACCTGGCCGGAACTCGACGTCGACGTGGTCGTGCTCGCGCACCGGTTGCAGAACCTCACCAACCGCCGGGCGACGCTGCTGAGCACTCGCCTGACCTGGCAGTACCAGGGCGTGCGCGACGAGGTCCTGCAGGCGCCGCACGACGTCAGCTGGATCATGCTGCCCGACGTCTCGGTCCGGGTTGGCATCGACGGCGGCCGGACGCGGGGCCTGACCCGGTCGGAGGTGCGGGCCGCCGACGCCGTCGCACTGGCCGACGCGGTCGCCCGCGACCCGCGCAACCCCGGCGTGGCCTACCACCTGGCCCGCGCGCTGCGCGACAGCCACCAGTACCAGGCCGCGTTGGACGCCTTCCGGAACCGCGCCGGCATGGGCGGCAACCTCGAGGAGATCGCCGACTCGCTGCACGAGGTCGCCCGGCTCCTGCAGTTGTCCGGCGTCGACCGCGAGACCGTCATCGCCGCGTACCTGACAGCGTGGAACGAGCGGCCCACTCGCGCCGAACCGCTGATCGCGCTGGCCGCGTTCGCCCGCGAGCAGGGACTGCACTCCGTCGCCCGCATGGCCGCGACGCAGGCACGCGAGATCCCCCGCCCGGACGACAGCCTCTGGATCGACGAGGACGCCTACAGCTGGCGCGCCGACGACGAGTACGCGAGCAGCACGTTCTGGACCGGGGCCTTCGCCGAGTCTGCCCGGACCTGCCGGCACCTGCTGGCCGGCCACATTCTGCCCGCCGAGCACCGCGACCGCGTCGCCGCCAACCTGGCGCATGCCGAGCAGCGACTTGGCGTGGCAGGCACGGAATCCGTCGACGAGCCGGTCAAGCAAGCGCCCGCGGCCGCGCCCACCAGCGTCGAGGAGGCGCACGAAGTGCCCCGCCCCCGCGACGCCGAGGAGGACATGCTCCCGGCCGCCGTCGAGGCGGAGGTCGAGTACGAGTTCGACGACTCGATGTACGACGAGGCGGAGCTCGAGGAAGAGCTGCTCGAGGACGAGCTGCTCGAGGAGGAGCTGCTCGAGGAGGAGCTGCTCGAGGAGGAGATCCTCCAGGAGGCGGAGCTCGAGGAAGAACTGGTCGAGGACAAGTTGCTGGACGAGGTGGCGCTCGACGACGAAGTGGTCGACGACGCGGTGCCCCAGTTGCTCGACCTCAACCAGGGGATGCTGGACGAGGACCTACCGGTGGAGCCGGTCCGGACCCGCCCCAAGCGTCCGGTGGCCGCCGCGCCGACCGCCGCCGCGCCGGCTGCCGCGCTTCCCGTGGTGAAGTCGCAACGAACGGCCAACACCGTGGTCATCCGGACGTCCCGGATCCCGCTCACGCCCGCCCGCAAGGCCGCCGCGGAGGAGACCCGGGCCAACGGCCGGCGGCGCGGCGCCTGA
- a CDS encoding SsgA family sporulation/cell division regulator, producing MTLHPTISRIELTLVVGDGCAWTVPSTFRYEPSEPFAVHLQMTAGDYVVGWTFSRDLVADGLERPAGLGDVRVHPCLDEDGSAVVRLALSSPDGEAVLEVPAQELAQFLKESYCSVPVGSETEHLDVDAALADLLAGC from the coding sequence GTGACGCTGCACCCGACGATCAGCCGGATCGAGCTGACCCTGGTGGTCGGCGACGGGTGCGCGTGGACGGTTCCCAGCACCTTCCGGTACGAGCCGAGCGAGCCGTTCGCGGTCCACCTGCAGATGACGGCCGGGGACTACGTCGTCGGTTGGACCTTCTCGCGGGATCTGGTGGCCGACGGGTTGGAGCGGCCGGCCGGTCTGGGCGACGTGCGGGTTCACCCGTGCCTCGATGAGGACGGGTCGGCGGTTGTCCGGCTGGCGCTGAGCAGCCCGGACGGAGAGGCTGTCCTGGAGGTGCCGGCGCAGGAGCTGGCGCAGTTCCTGAAGGAGTCGTACTGCTCGGTTCCGGTGGGGTCGGAGACCGAGCACCTGGACGTGGACGCAGCTCTGGCAGATCTTCTGGCGGGCTGCTGA
- a CDS encoding SpoIIE family protein phosphatase, which yields MAGDLPRDVAAAMAAGGRTGLPAARIDWDAYPAPVRTAVGLVLSAPFPAVVWFGGPAAWHQVHNDACHALLGDRHPLMAAGSPVEPAFRGLLDSVSQTARSASVALPAAEPDGAAQRESSLVTVPVFAEDGTVCAVFGTINELAGPAVRLAGLRAALDAAGREPDVAAAFLRCPEACAAADAVALGTVVPDEGTLRILFVGDIPTEQRDRYFAVALDAPGPMAESVRTGRMVVVTDTTQGHALHHSVLSDFAHVLGTLVFNPLRDQAGQCIGALTLGWSRPRSFSPVELADLTAAVALAGPALARVRAVDEDRQAAAELQTLLLDLDRSSTTAAVAAAHRPAAYGAGLGGHWYLAAPGATADRTALGVGEVPGQGLPATAAMSRLRTALAVAAASSDGPGAVLDVVSAHARTVRGAEGASVVHAVLDSATYSLEYACAGHLGPLLVGPDGRTEYLTGGRRPAPAAWSPGDPAGSAYAELAPGSLLVLFTSGLVARPGEAVDAGSARLARAAAECAVLPVGAVCAHLLERMSGPEGFTDEVALLAVRPPGVTSHSFVQVMPATTEQAVELRHALGVWLEPHCADAQVRGGILISVGEALSNAVDHGTDPDRPATISIEAFLHPDGLATTVSDCGRWTGDSSASFRESVRGRGLKLIHAFSSRVETVRDGHGTRMTMHHALSRHPADAHA from the coding sequence GTGGCTGGCGACCTCCCGCGCGACGTCGCGGCAGCTATGGCCGCGGGGGGCCGGACGGGCCTGCCCGCGGCGCGCATCGACTGGGACGCGTACCCGGCACCGGTACGCACCGCCGTCGGGCTGGTGCTGAGCGCCCCCTTCCCCGCGGTCGTCTGGTTCGGCGGGCCCGCCGCGTGGCACCAGGTCCACAACGACGCATGCCACGCTCTGCTCGGCGATCGGCATCCGCTGATGGCCGCGGGCTCGCCGGTCGAACCGGCGTTCCGCGGGCTGCTGGACTCGGTGAGCCAGACCGCGAGGTCGGCGTCGGTCGCGCTGCCGGCGGCCGAGCCGGACGGTGCCGCACAGCGGGAGTCGTCCCTGGTCACCGTGCCGGTCTTCGCCGAGGACGGCACTGTCTGCGCGGTGTTCGGCACGATCAACGAGCTCGCCGGGCCGGCCGTGCGACTGGCCGGCCTGCGGGCCGCGTTGGATGCTGCCGGACGCGAGCCGGACGTCGCGGCCGCGTTCCTGCGGTGTCCGGAGGCCTGTGCGGCCGCCGACGCCGTCGCGCTGGGGACCGTCGTGCCGGACGAGGGCACATTGCGGATCCTGTTCGTCGGAGACATCCCGACCGAGCAGCGCGACCGGTACTTCGCCGTCGCCCTGGACGCCCCCGGACCGATGGCCGAATCGGTGCGCACCGGGCGCATGGTGGTCGTCACCGACACCACCCAGGGCCATGCGCTGCATCACTCGGTGCTGTCCGATTTCGCCCATGTGCTCGGCACATTGGTGTTCAACCCGCTTCGGGATCAGGCCGGTCAGTGCATCGGCGCCCTGACGCTGGGCTGGTCGCGGCCGCGGTCGTTCTCCCCCGTCGAACTCGCCGACCTGACCGCCGCGGTGGCCTTGGCCGGACCGGCCCTGGCCCGGGTGCGGGCGGTCGACGAGGACCGGCAGGCCGCCGCCGAACTGCAGACCCTGTTGCTCGACCTCGACCGGTCCTCGACCACGGCGGCGGTCGCCGCGGCCCACCGGCCGGCCGCGTACGGCGCCGGGCTCGGTGGGCACTGGTATCTGGCCGCGCCGGGCGCGACCGCCGACCGGACCGCGTTGGGCGTCGGGGAGGTACCCGGGCAGGGACTACCCGCCACTGCTGCCATGAGCAGGCTTCGCACGGCGCTGGCCGTGGCCGCGGCTTCGAGCGACGGCCCCGGTGCCGTCCTTGACGTGGTGTCGGCCCACGCCCGCACCGTGCGCGGCGCGGAAGGCGCTTCCGTCGTCCACGCGGTGCTCGACTCCGCGACGTACAGCCTGGAATACGCTTGCGCCGGACACCTGGGTCCGTTGCTGGTCGGGCCCGACGGGCGGACCGAGTACCTGACCGGGGGACGCCGGCCGGCGCCGGCCGCTTGGTCCCCGGGCGACCCGGCGGGATCTGCCTACGCTGAGTTGGCGCCAGGCTCGCTGCTCGTGCTGTTCACCAGCGGCCTGGTGGCCCGGCCCGGCGAAGCGGTCGATGCCGGCTCGGCCCGGTTGGCCCGCGCCGCCGCCGAGTGCGCCGTGCTGCCGGTCGGGGCGGTCTGCGCGCACCTGCTGGAGCGCATGTCCGGGCCCGAGGGATTCACCGACGAGGTCGCGCTGCTGGCCGTGCGCCCGCCCGGGGTGACGTCGCACAGCTTCGTCCAGGTGATGCCGGCGACGACGGAGCAGGCCGTCGAACTGCGGCACGCCCTGGGCGTCTGGCTGGAGCCCCACTGTGCGGACGCCCAGGTACGCGGCGGGATCCTGATCAGCGTCGGGGAGGCGCTCAGCAACGCCGTCGACCACGGCACCGACCCGGACCGACCCGCCACGATCAGCATCGAGGCGTTCCTGCACCCCGACGGGTTGGCCACTACGGTCAGCGACTGCGGGCGCTGGACCGGTGACTCCTCGGCGAGCTTCCGGGAGTCCGTCCGCGGTCGTGGCCTGAAGCTGATCCACGCATTCAGCAGCCGGGTCGAGACGGTGCGCGACGGACACGGGACCCGGATGACCATGCATCACGCCCTGAGCCGCCACCCGGCCGACGCCCACGCCTAG
- a CDS encoding FAD-binding oxidoreductase → MGTVVPGAGAGSLLADLTDVVGPRFVRTDPAALAGHVQDWTGRFRGSAAAAIAPADTAEVAAVLARCKQAGISVVPQGGNTGLVAGGVPDGGVVLDLRRLNSVRLDSDLAQVTAGAGVTIADLAAHATRHGLRYAVDLASRSSATVGGTIATNAGGLRAGRLGDTRAQILGLEMVLADGQVLSRLDGPLRDNTGYWLPGIVCGSEGTLAVVTAARLRLLPAPLGQAVALLTFADLEAAVAAATVLRREQACEAVELLLPSGIDLVCDRMELAKPFPNRFGAAILTEFTARDDASDAQAALEYGVGRLFGVLDGAVGIDPPGRRRLWAYRELHTEAISRVGSAHKLDVALPLGRLAGFVDELRRTLRDRWPHTQLWLFGHVGDGNVHVNITGAAPDDHDLDDAVLTLVAANGGSISAEHGIGRAKRRWLPLVRTPAELELWRALKNTFDPTGVLNPGVLVP, encoded by the coding sequence GTGGGGACGGTGGTCCCAGGTGCGGGAGCGGGGAGCCTGCTCGCGGATCTGACCGATGTGGTCGGCCCGCGCTTCGTGCGCACGGATCCGGCCGCTCTGGCCGGCCACGTGCAGGACTGGACCGGACGTTTTCGGGGTTCCGCGGCGGCGGCGATTGCCCCGGCGGACACCGCCGAGGTGGCCGCGGTCCTGGCCCGCTGCAAGCAGGCCGGGATTTCCGTGGTGCCGCAGGGCGGCAACACCGGTCTGGTGGCCGGCGGGGTGCCCGACGGTGGCGTCGTCCTGGATCTGCGCAGGCTGAACTCGGTGCGTCTGGACAGCGACCTGGCGCAGGTGACGGCGGGCGCGGGGGTGACCATCGCGGACCTGGCGGCCCATGCGACGCGCCACGGCCTGCGGTACGCGGTGGACCTGGCCAGCCGCAGCTCGGCGACCGTCGGCGGCACGATCGCGACCAACGCCGGTGGCCTGCGCGCCGGACGGTTGGGCGACACGAGGGCGCAGATTCTCGGTCTGGAGATGGTCCTGGCCGACGGTCAGGTGCTGTCCCGGCTCGACGGTCCGCTGCGCGACAACACCGGCTACTGGCTGCCGGGAATCGTGTGCGGCAGCGAGGGAACGTTGGCTGTCGTGACCGCGGCCCGACTGCGGCTGCTGCCGGCACCGCTGGGTCAGGCGGTGGCGTTGCTGACGTTCGCCGACCTCGAGGCCGCCGTCGCGGCCGCCACCGTGTTGCGTCGCGAACAGGCCTGCGAGGCCGTCGAGCTGCTGCTGCCCAGCGGCATCGACCTGGTCTGCGACCGGATGGAACTGGCCAAGCCGTTCCCGAACCGGTTCGGTGCCGCGATCCTCACCGAGTTCACCGCCCGCGACGACGCGAGCGACGCGCAGGCCGCGCTGGAGTACGGCGTGGGGCGCCTGTTCGGGGTTCTGGACGGGGCGGTCGGGATCGACCCGCCGGGTCGTCGACGCCTGTGGGCCTACCGCGAACTGCACACCGAGGCCATCAGTCGTGTCGGCAGCGCCCACAAACTTGACGTCGCCCTGCCGTTGGGCCGGCTCGCCGGTTTCGTCGACGAGCTGCGGCGCACCCTGCGGGACCGGTGGCCGCACACCCAGCTGTGGTTGTTCGGGCACGTCGGGGACGGCAACGTGCACGTCAACATCACCGGCGCCGCCCCGGACGACCACGACCTCGACGACGCCGTGCTCACGTTGGTGGCGGCCAACGGTGGGTCGATCAGCGCCGAGCACGGGATCGGCCGGGCCAAGCGCCGATGGCTGCCGCTCGTGCGGACCCCGGCCGAGCTCGAGCTGTGGCGCGCGCTGAAGAACACCTTCGATCCCACCGGAGTGCTCAACCCCGGTGTGCTCGTCCCCTGA
- a CDS encoding MFS transporter translates to MDAQLAPARSPDRARPQFVALPRSWAPISAAAHWEPDKVHRRRWATLGVMCLSLTLIGLDNTVLNVALPTLVRDLHATGSQLQWIVDSYTLIFAGLLLTAGTLGDRFGRRRALFVGMTIFGLSSLWAAWAAGADQLIAARAFMGIGAAAIMPATLSIIITVFTDPAERAKAIGIWAAVAGLGIIGGPSLGGWLLMHFWWGSVFLINVPVAVGTVALGRVLVPESRDPAAPRADLIGMASSVAGLAALVWAFIQAPVRGWTDPLILLLMLAGAGVLVVFVLWERRTAAPMLDMGFFRDRDFSVCSAVISLASFALVGALFFLSQYLQFVLGYNALGTGARLLPFATMALGAPLGIVLSQRHATKFAVAPGLAVTSLGLSLIATITPSDGYPKLGLALGIIGFGVGMAMAPATDAVMASLPAEKAGIGSAVNDTARQVGGALGVAVLGSLLAARYADGLSGQLDETTVPAAARGGIGQTLAFGHDAAGADAAGVAGAAATSFVHAMDVTVLAAAGVVIAGAVVAAVWLPARQPRRASVLTTGQLLSGLLVAAPAQFDL, encoded by the coding sequence ATGGATGCACAGCTCGCCCCGGCCCGGTCACCTGACCGCGCGCGCCCGCAATTCGTCGCGTTGCCGCGCAGCTGGGCCCCGATTTCCGCGGCGGCGCACTGGGAACCCGACAAGGTCCATCGTCGACGCTGGGCGACGTTGGGCGTGATGTGTCTGTCGCTGACGTTGATCGGTCTGGACAACACCGTCCTCAACGTGGCGCTGCCGACGTTGGTGCGGGACCTGCACGCCACCGGCAGCCAGCTGCAGTGGATCGTCGACAGCTACACGTTGATCTTCGCCGGGCTGCTGCTGACGGCGGGCACCCTGGGCGATCGCTTCGGTCGGCGCCGCGCACTGTTCGTCGGGATGACGATCTTCGGCTTGTCCTCGTTGTGGGCGGCATGGGCGGCCGGCGCCGACCAACTGATCGCGGCGCGCGCGTTCATGGGAATAGGCGCCGCAGCGATCATGCCCGCCACCCTGTCGATCATCATCACCGTCTTCACCGACCCCGCCGAACGGGCCAAGGCGATCGGTATCTGGGCCGCGGTCGCGGGCCTGGGCATCATCGGCGGGCCGTCGCTGGGCGGCTGGTTGCTGATGCACTTCTGGTGGGGCTCGGTCTTCCTGATCAACGTCCCGGTGGCGGTCGGCACCGTGGCGCTGGGTCGGGTGCTGGTACCGGAGAGTCGCGACCCCGCGGCGCCACGCGCCGACCTGATCGGGATGGCCTCCAGCGTCGCCGGGTTGGCCGCGCTGGTCTGGGCCTTCATCCAGGCGCCGGTCCGGGGCTGGACCGACCCGTTGATCCTGCTCCTCATGCTGGCCGGAGCCGGTGTGCTCGTGGTCTTCGTGCTGTGGGAACGGCGTACCGCGGCGCCGATGCTCGACATGGGGTTCTTCCGGGACCGCGACTTCTCGGTCTGCTCGGCCGTGATCAGCCTGGCCTCGTTCGCGCTGGTCGGTGCGCTGTTCTTCCTCTCCCAGTACCTGCAGTTCGTGCTCGGTTACAACGCTCTGGGCACCGGTGCGCGCCTGCTGCCGTTCGCGACCATGGCACTTGGTGCTCCGCTCGGCATCGTCCTGTCCCAGCGGCACGCGACGAAGTTCGCGGTCGCGCCCGGTCTGGCGGTGACCAGCCTGGGCCTGAGCCTGATAGCGACGATCACCCCATCGGACGGCTACCCGAAACTCGGGCTCGCGCTGGGCATCATCGGCTTCGGGGTCGGCATGGCGATGGCTCCCGCGACCGACGCGGTGATGGCCTCGCTGCCGGCCGAGAAGGCCGGGATCGGCTCGGCGGTCAACGACACCGCGCGACAGGTGGGCGGGGCGCTGGGCGTCGCGGTGCTCGGCAGTCTGCTGGCGGCCCGTTACGCGGACGGGTTGTCCGGGCAGCTCGACGAGACGACCGTCCCGGCAGCGGCCCGTGGCGGAATCGGTCAGACCCTGGCCTTCGGCCACGACGCCGCCGGGGCGGACGCGGCCGGCGTCGCCGGTGCGGCCGCCACCTCGTTCGTGCACGCCATGGACGTGACCGTCCTGGCGGCCGCCGGGGTCGTGATCGCCGGAGCTGTCGTGGCAGCGGTCTGGCTTCCGGCCAGACAACCGCGACGGGCGAGCGTTCTGACGACTGGTCAGCTCTTGTCCGGACTGCTGGTGGCTGCGCCTGCGCAGTTCGACCTGTGA
- a CDS encoding MarR family transcriptional regulator, protein MQVEQDVDAVEWMRARWAEHGEPSPSHFAAMASVMRAAAVMSEAVEQRLKKLKLNRTGYLVLITLQMAPNNERPLGQLSRQLLVHPTTVTLLVDQLEKPKLVTRLAHPTDRRTVLARLTPKGLKVTQEASASLAEIGFGVGDIDAATADRIVADLRTMRRSIGDLR, encoded by the coding sequence GTGCAGGTCGAGCAGGACGTGGATGCGGTCGAGTGGATGCGTGCCCGCTGGGCGGAGCACGGCGAACCCTCGCCGTCGCACTTCGCGGCGATGGCCTCGGTCATGCGCGCCGCGGCGGTGATGAGCGAAGCCGTCGAGCAGCGCCTGAAGAAGCTGAAGCTGAACCGCACGGGCTACCTGGTCCTGATCACACTGCAGATGGCGCCGAACAACGAGCGACCGCTCGGGCAGCTCAGCCGGCAGCTGTTGGTGCACCCGACCACGGTCACGCTGCTGGTCGACCAACTCGAGAAGCCGAAGCTGGTAACCCGGCTGGCTCACCCGACCGACCGTCGCACGGTGCTCGCCCGTCTGACGCCGAAGGGCCTCAAGGTCACCCAGGAAGCCAGCGCTTCCCTGGCCGAGATCGGTTTCGGGGTCGGCGACATCGACGCGGCGACCGCGGACCGCATCGTCGCCGACCTGCGGACCATGCGCCGCAGCATCGGCGACCTACGCTGA
- a CDS encoding winged helix-turn-helix domain-containing protein, with amino-acid sequence MADADIAVPAALMADPGRARMLLALTDGRALPAGVLRAEAGVATSTASEHLKKLCAAGLLRVEQHGRHRYYRLASVQVARAIEALAQISPQAPVRSLREGTRAEALRRARMCYDHLAGRLGVALMSAMLERAALVGGDGRYDPQTARRDRPSAPGHDVDYRLTPVGTGLVRDLGIDLDRLAAGKRQLIRYCVDWTEQRHHLAGSLGSAVADQMLSSGWLKRRANDRAVLLTPAGAAGLSEVLGVELPEPIRRPRVASA; translated from the coding sequence ATGGCGGATGCGGACATCGCTGTCCCGGCGGCGCTGATGGCGGATCCGGGCCGGGCAAGAATGTTGCTCGCCCTGACCGACGGCCGGGCGTTGCCTGCCGGGGTGCTGCGCGCGGAGGCCGGGGTGGCGACCTCCACGGCGTCGGAGCACCTGAAGAAACTCTGCGCCGCCGGCCTGCTGCGGGTCGAGCAGCACGGGCGGCATCGGTACTACCGCCTCGCTTCGGTCCAGGTCGCCCGCGCGATCGAAGCCCTCGCGCAGATCTCACCGCAGGCCCCGGTTCGCTCGCTGCGGGAGGGCACGCGGGCGGAAGCGCTGCGCCGGGCGCGGATGTGTTACGACCATCTGGCCGGGCGGCTCGGGGTGGCACTGATGTCGGCCATGCTGGAACGTGCGGCGCTGGTGGGCGGGGACGGGCGGTACGACCCGCAGACGGCGCGACGCGATCGGCCCTCGGCACCGGGGCACGACGTGGACTATCGGCTCACGCCGGTCGGGACCGGGTTGGTTCGGGATCTCGGCATTGATCTGGATCGGCTGGCTGCCGGGAAACGACAACTCATTCGCTATTGCGTCGACTGGACCGAGCAACGGCATCACCTGGCCGGGAGCCTCGGGTCGGCGGTGGCCGATCAGATGCTGTCGTCGGGGTGGTTGAAACGGCGGGCCAATGATCGGGCGGTCCTGCTTACGCCTGCCGGAGCGGCGGGGCTTTCCGAGGTCCTTGGGGTTGAGCTTCCGGAGCCCATTCGCCGGCCGCGAGTCGCGTCAGCGTAG